The Antennarius striatus isolate MH-2024 chromosome 8, ASM4005453v1, whole genome shotgun sequence nucleotide sequence AAACAAGTTGCAGCAAAGTCTCCACGGTGCTGGAGACGAATCATGTACAGACAAAGCCTCAACAAATCACCTGATCCATCATTCAGCATACCATACACTTTGAGTGTTTAAACTTCTTAATGTTTCGAAAAATGTCTTCCTCAATCTGAAGGCATAATAATGGCATCACAGAGTATTATCTCCACCAAAGCACACATACGACAGGCTTTAAAGGTCAGTATTTAGAGCCAATCCACCAACACATGTGACCGTCACACCCTGAGATAAGAGTACAAAGACAGCAGTGATGTTGAAGAGCAGCAATGAACAGCTGACTCACCTGAGCATCGGTGTCAATGTTTCCCTCCTGGATCCCCCTCTGCCTGCTCGCCTGAGGAGAGAAAAGATTTGTTAGCAGACGACAGAAATCGCCCTGAGACAGTAATATAGAGACGAGAGGTGAGGATTCACCTGCAGCAGAATAACCAGAAGTCTCTGGAAGTGACCTGAAGTGTCACCACATACATCCTCCTCCAGGTCAGCATCATACtctgaggaaaagaggaaagacaTGATTTCTTTTACTTTAGTTTCATTATTACTGCGCAAAACATTCAGCAGAAAAAACAGTCTATAGATATGTTCagtgctttttatttaaaactttatttatagtaTTGCAGTTTGTTTTTAGCACATCATTTCAAATTTGCTCATGAGGAAATATAAATGTTCatcattacattattttttaaacagatttcTTTATCATCttgtattctgtgtgtgtgtgtgtgtgtgtgtgtgtgtgtgtgtgtgtgtgtgtgtgtgtgtgtgtgtgtgtgtgtgtgtgtgtgtgtgtgtgtgtgtgtgtgtgtgtgtatgtgttaccTTGTTTGTACGCAGCGATGATTTGCTTCACCTGCTCAGGTGTCCTTGAGGCCAGAATCTCCACCAGGACTTTCTCGTCTGTTCCTGCTCCCTGCAGGCCAAAGAAGGAATATCCAGACATAAACCCTCTTATCTTAAGTTTGCATGCACCTGTTTCATACCTGAATGCTGCAGCTCTTACCTTGATGGCATCACGGAGAGATTTCACATCATAAGCGAGGGGAGGGGTCATTAAACCCACAATCAGCGTCTCAAATTTGCCACCGAGCTCTCCCTTTAGATCAGATTCGAGATCCTGTGGAGGAGAAATAGCACGTAGTCCATTAGCAACTCCATAGCTGTGCCTCACTCCATTGGCTGCATCCTAAAGATGCGGTTGCTAAGGGCGCACCCTGCACTGTTTAATaatatgttttttgttcttcCATGTCTTCCCTTCTTAACCCTTGTGTTGCGAAGCGACAATAACAGCTGGAGATGATTAGCTGAGTTGCGGTTTAGCTAATTGCGTCTGAGCGGAGAGATGGTGATGTTTTTATTAGCATTATGTTCTGTATTTTCTAGATGGCATGAGTGAGTTGATTCTGTATAATTTAACTCTGTTGAACGTCATACAAACATAGATTagataaaaatgcaaacacattctGACCTTCTAGCTGTTCCAGAGGAAAATTTCATTCCTATATTACACGGAAAGTGTGCCAGTTATGAAAAGTctaaaaagacacacagactgtTTGGAAAAGCAGCAAAAAGAAGCCAGAAGCTTCATGCTTTTTTGGCTTGACTTTGAGCCAGACAGTCCATAAGAGTACTAGCTCTGAGATGGAACTGCACGCTGCTCAGTACTGGTCTGTAGGGTACAAACGGCCTTTAAGAGCTCCGGTGTTTGTTTATGTGGGTCCACAGCTGTAAAGGAAGTCCAACCTTTCCAAACAGAGTCTTGTAAACAGCCTTGATCTCCTGCCTCTGGGCGTTGCTGCGAGCCGTCAACAGCTGCAAGATGGCATCCTCATCGGTCCCTACGGGAAAgcgttttttaatttattaactgGTCTGACAATGTACACATATTATATAAGAACAAACAGGCTATCTCACGACAGACTCttaatgacattttctttcatctacgtaattaCAGCTTTCGGTCCAGGTCAGCAGATGTGTTTGCTCACAGCGACTCAAATTTCATCTCTGCTCATGTGTTCATGACTCACTCGTGTTTGGGTGGAGTTCCACGCAGACAGCTTGGAGGATTACTACAGCGTTTGAACTCCTCCCTAAACTCTCTCTCATTGGTCGGCTGCAGCTGTACTACTGACTGACCAGCTTTCCGTGTCTCAGATGACACTGTGCTAACAGCAAATATGCAGACGTTCATGCATCTTACCCAGCCCTTTCATGGCCTTCTGCAGAACCTCAGCATCCGCACTGGCGTTGAAGTTTCCGCTGGCTTTCACGGTTCCTCTGCTGGCCTGGAAGTCATAAAAAGAGCAGACAGAGCAGGATTACTGAGCCGCTTTTATTTCTGCATGTCTAGAAGTTTAATTTTCATCTATTAATCGATGTTGTCATCCAACATGAAATGGATGCATAAGAAAAGTCTTCAACTACAAAGTACCATTTCAAGCGCTTTATTTACCTCCTTGTATATTAGGTTTGCTGTCACAATATACTTTTCATCAGCCGTTTATAATAATCACATCTCAGCAGAAGAGGTTAGagagcaaaacaaaaagcatccTAAGAACTTTGTAGAGGTCCTTTTATTGTAAACATGCCAGATGTTGGTGTCTGGCAatgttcctgaggaatcttagcccattcctcctcttcctctggaaTATTCCTGGGTTTATAGGCTACAACTGCCCTCATCAAATCAtttgttgaatggatttaatcaGGCCACTGTGATTCCCTCTCTAGAATGATCCAGGACTACTTCTGGAACCACGCCTTGGTGGAGTTCAAGTTCCTCACAGATGACAAAATGTGTTCTTTAAGATTTCCTGATGGGATGGAATTCCTTCTGTGTCTGACCTAGATGACTCCGAGTGACTGGAGGTGacttttcttgtgcttttgaGTGAACAGCTTGTCGTTCAGGAACGAAGCCTTCATGTAAATGTAGGTTATAGCAGAAAAAACATTGACACTCTACTTCTAACTGACCTCTCCCTTCATAAAATTAAGAATTTACTTCATGCTGCTACAGATATCCATTTATGCATTTCAGATTGGTCACATGCACACGCTCTTTAAAGATTTCCACCCTTTTCAAATGCAGCTAATCCACTCGACGACCTGCAACACAGCTGGGATAAACATACTTTTATCCCAGCTGTGAATAACTTGATTTCCAAATGTGACGCAGTAATGCAATGATTATCAGGTTCATCAATCTGtggaaaaaagtatttcagaATAGCAGATCGATCCCTGCTGAAGATATCAGGAAGGTGATAAGGTtgtaaaacatttactgtaCGATTGATTTGGGCACAAGGGCATCTTTTTGTGTCAACTCTGCTCTCAGACACGCCCTAAAGCtgcaacacattcacacacagacggAATTGTTTAGAGAGGAAAACCACTGGGATATCACTGGAATTTGAATAAAAAGGATCCATCTCTAAACACATCTTTGTTAACAACCAGGATTCTGTGCTTTTCTGTGGGAAGGAAGGAATGCCGAAATGTCCACGAGCTCCCCATAAACACACTCAGCAGCACCAGATCAACAAAATCGAATCAGCTGCCCGGACAAACAGCTGAATAAGTTGtttagaaaacaacacaaagtagATCTTATTGTGCTGGAATGTCAACCACAGGCTCCTATAGACATTTTGGATACGATGGAGCAAGTTTAGACACGACCTGGGGATGGGGCCCTCAGATTCAGGTGTGTTAACCTGTGACGTGTATGAATCACCTGTGTCGCACCTTATCAATCCCCTCCTTCATTTAtggattattttatcattataaaataataaaataatccatCAAGGGACACAAAGAACAAGTATAGATAGATGGCTAGTTAttaaactttattgattccAGACTGGGAAATTCGCAAGAAATAGTTAATATTTAATTCTGACACAGTTTTAATAATTTTGATATGAATGGGCAATGGACTTGCTATTTTCACATTCATATTACTTGGAAGAAGACaagatattcctttattagGAAATGCCAAGGCGTGTACATCTTCAGGTGGGTCACCTTATGACCTCAGTATTTTTTACGTTCTGGCCCAGCACCTGTTCCTTTCTTACTAATATGTagtaatacttttaaaaaatgtattgaaacCACAGTCCCTGCTAAAGCATGGTGCACAGTACTTGAGACATTAAGTACGGAACCTCCTATATGTATTTTTCACTTctcttttagtattttttttggcatgaattGAGGCCTAACGTACAGAGAAGTCCTCTATGTCTGGCTTCAGTTACACAggcatgaataaaacatgtttcacGGATCAATTTGTTCTTTACTGCATTTCCAGATAGAAAGAAGACACAGAACATCTCTATTCATAACCCTGCACTCAAATTACATCCTCCGAGACAGGTCGATTAAAACGGCATGCAGCCCATACTGAagagagggattactgtacagtcTGCAGCGTGGATACAGGCACATTTTCTGTGCGATGTTTACATTTTCCATGGC carries:
- the anxa5b gene encoding annexin A5b; translated protein: MASRGTVKASGNFNASADAEVLQKAMKGLGTDEDAILQLLTARSNAQRQEIKAVYKTLFGKDLESDLKGELGGKFETLIVGLMTPPLAYDVKSLRDAIKGAGTDEKVLVEILASRTPEQVKQIIAAYKQEYDADLEEDVCGDTSGHFQRLLVILLQASRQRGIQEGNIDTDAQVLFKAGEQKFGTDEQTFITILGNRSPEHLRRVFDAYMKLSGYEMEESIKRETSGPLRDLLLAVVKCARSVPAYFAETLYYAMKGLGTDDNTLIRVMVSRSEVDMLDIRSHFRRMFACSLHSMIKGDTNGDYRKALLLVCGGDDA